One Danio rerio strain Tuebingen ecotype United States chromosome 7, GRCz12tu, whole genome shotgun sequence genomic window, ccagTCTGATTTTATTCATCATATTTCCAGCAAGTCTtggttttacatttcattctccATCTAGTCATTATTGTTGATCATGTTTGCTTTTAATGTTGGTTATACATTAGTTATGAAACATATTTTAAGGCATTCACAGATgtattaatgtaaaaaacaaaactccTTATTTTACAGAAAGCCAAAACTTCCACCCCGCAGACCAACATTGATTTGGCAAGGATCTCCAAAGCGATTCCGTCTAGACACAGAGAGAGTAGTGCTTGATGATAACGGGAAAGTTCGAAAATGGACTTACGGTACAAAAGACgccagtaaacaaaacaaaatcattcTGCTGGTGGGAGAGACCGGTGCTGGTAAAACGACTCTCATCAACACCATGGTCAACTACCTAATGGGAGTGAAGTTTGAGGATGAAATATGGAATGAAATCACAGAAGAAGAAGGTGGAAATCAAACAGAATCCCAAACCTCTGAAATCACCATGTATGAGGTGTTTCATGTGAAGAGCTCCATTTCTCTCACCATCATTGATACTCCAGGTTACGGAGACACTAGAGGACTGGAGAAAGATCTGGAAGTTGCAGAGAATTTATCTGCTCTGTTTCAGAGCAGTGATGGAGTTCGAGAAGTCGAtgctgtgtgttttgtgattcaaGCATCAAAGAATCGTCTCTCAGACAGACAACACTACATTATCAGCTCAATTCTGTCTCTGTTTGGGAAAGACATTGTGAACAACATTGTGTTTTTAATCACACACTCTGATGGTCTTCCTCCTAAAAATGTCCTCGGTGCCATTTATAAAGCTAAAATCCCCTGCAGACGAGACAAAGAAGGCCAACCTGTTCATTTCCTGTTCAACAATCGTCAGGCTGAAGCTCGTCACAATGAGAAACGCTACATTCGTGCTCAAAAAGATGCCTGGGAGGACAGTATGAATGGTATGAAGAACCTACTCGAATCTCTAGAAGAAAAGAACAGAAGAAGTTTAGAGTTGACTTCAGATGTGTTGCTAGAGCGCATTCAGCTAGAAGCATCTATTTGCAACTTGCAGCTGAGAATCCAGGAGAAAGAGCTGAAAAAGGCAGAGAAAATTCAGATTCAAGAAGCAATGACAAAAAACAAGGAAAAGATTGAACAGTGTAAAAACTTCAACATTAATGTAAGAAAGACGGTCAAAACAAAGGTGCTCATTGACAATGCTTCATGGAAAAACAGAAAGGCGACGACCTGCACGGTCTGTGAGGAGAACTGCCATGAGTTTGACTGCTGGTGGGTTTCTGGTCCCAAGAAATGTGAAGTCATGAGAAATGGATACTGCACTGTGTGCACAGGGAAGTGCCACTACACTAAACACGTCAAGGAGAACAAGAAATACGTCTTCAGAACCTCAAGCATCATGATCGAGTTTGATATGATAAAAAAAGAATATGAAAAAGCCCAAAAACAAACCAAGACATATTTGAGTTTAATGCAAGATCTGGACAACGAGTTGAAGGAGATTGACGACCAAAAGGCAATGTTTCTCTTCAATGCCTACAAAACCATCAAGCATCTGTCTCAGATCGCTCTAAAACCAGACTCCGCCTTCACTCTCCAGCATCTGGACTTCTTCATCCCCAGAGTGAGAGAGGCTGGGAAAGAAGACTGGGTTCGAGATCTGGAGGAGATGCG contains:
- the si:dkey-187j14.4 gene encoding uncharacterized protein si:dkey-187j14.4, with the translated sequence MNSRKPKLPPRRPTLIWQGSPKRFRLDTERVVLDDNGKVRKWTYGTKDASKQNKIILLVGETGAGKTTLINTMVNYLMGVKFEDEIWNEITEEEGGNQTESQTSEITMYEVFHVKSSISLTIIDTPGYGDTRGLEKDLEVAENLSALFQSSDGVREVDAVCFVIQASKNRLSDRQHYIISSILSLFGKDIVNNIVFLITHSDGLPPKNVLGAIYKAKIPCRRDKEGQPVHFLFNNRQAEARHNEKRYIRAQKDAWEDSMNGMKNLLESLEEKNRRSLELTSDVLLERIQLEASICNLQLRIQEKELKKAEKIQIQEAMTKNKEKIEQCKNFNINVRKTVKTKVLIDNASWKNRKATTCTVCEENCHEFDCWWVSGPKKCEVMRNGYCTVCTGKCHYTKHVKENKKYVFRTSSIMIEFDMIKKEYEKAQKQTKTYLSLMQDLDNELKEIDDQKAMFLFNAYKTIKHLSQIALKPDSAFTLQHLDFFIPRVREAGKEDWVRDLEEMRRIAVAEEANKDALSYLKAGMAKLFLAGK